The following are encoded in a window of Halorarum salinum genomic DNA:
- a CDS encoding LysE family translocator, giving the protein MLGFSIAAPVGPIGVLCIQRTLSKGRLSGFSSGLGAASADAVYGAIAGFGITVVSSLLLDHQTAIRVCGGVLLLYLGVQSFRAEPAETPVATSDVHGLARDYGSTFLLTITNPVTILAFIGIFTGLGVGMSGEYAEAAILVSGVFLGSTLWWLTLSISVSLFRTRFTRSVMRRVAQLAGVVIVGFGLLALRSAM; this is encoded by the coding sequence GTGCTCGGATTCTCGATTGCAGCCCCGGTCGGCCCGATCGGAGTCCTATGCATCCAGCGAACGCTTTCTAAAGGCCGGCTTTCGGGCTTCAGTAGTGGACTCGGAGCAGCGTCAGCTGACGCCGTGTATGGAGCGATCGCAGGGTTCGGTATCACCGTGGTATCGTCGCTCCTGCTTGATCACCAGACCGCGATACGTGTCTGTGGTGGGGTCCTGTTGTTGTATCTCGGAGTCCAGTCGTTCCGTGCCGAGCCAGCAGAGACGCCAGTGGCCACCTCAGACGTACATGGACTTGCCAGGGACTACGGCTCGACGTTCCTGTTGACGATTACCAACCCCGTGACGATCCTCGCCTTCATTGGCATCTTCACCGGACTCGGAGTCGGCATGTCCGGCGAGTACGCTGAGGCCGCCATACTGGTCAGTGGTGTCTTTCTCGGCTCGACCCTCTGGTGGCTCACGCTGAGTATTAGTGTGAGTCTCTTCCGTACACGATTCACTCGCTCAGTCATGCGCCGAGTGGCACAACTGGCGGGTGTAGTTATCGTCGGATTCGGATTGCTCGCTCTTCGGAGCGCGATGTAA
- a CDS encoding ArsR/SmtB family transcription factor, with the protein MVERQPDDLDLDAVFKALGHPIRREIIEQLADGPKSVSELAEPHDVSLAAVSKHLRVLEDAGLLDVEEDGRVRRCHLDAAPLSDVFGWLTRYRVLWEDRFDALADHLENEDR; encoded by the coding sequence ATGGTTGAACGACAGCCGGACGACCTGGATCTCGACGCGGTCTTCAAGGCGCTGGGCCACCCGATCCGTCGAGAAATCATCGAACAGCTCGCCGACGGGCCAAAGAGCGTCAGCGAGCTGGCCGAACCTCACGACGTGTCGCTGGCAGCGGTCTCGAAGCACTTGCGCGTGCTGGAGGACGCGGGCCTGCTCGACGTCGAAGAGGACGGCCGGGTTCGACGGTGTCACCTCGACGCTGCGCCGCTGAGCGACGTGTTCGGGTGGCTGACCCGGTACCGCGTCCTCTGGGAGGACCGCTTCGACGCGCTGGCCGACCATCTGGAGAACGAAGACCGATGA
- a CDS encoding SRPBCC family protein has protein sequence MADPVPRPLGGPLRRAGRPSGERRPMTNTDTIDETKIETTDTTLTLRRTFDASRERVWQAFTDPEELERWFVPDGMTAEVHAQELESGGDMSISWTDGENRIDNEGTYVEVVEHERLVTGEETEAGELRVIYEFQDVQDGTEVVVTQEFPGEVPDGAAEGWTGMLENLAALLQESGADPTEADERSMTVSRVVEASPERVYEAFLDPDELAQWLPPTGFSAEVHHLEAEEGGTFRATFTGETEEFADYGHSFGGTYRELVSGERIVYTESFETDDPAMAGEMTVTVTFETVPAGTEIIVRHEGFPEATSPSDANEGWTDSLGNLADVVEEA, from the coding sequence GTGGCTGACCCGGTACCGCGTCCTCTGGGAGGACCGCTTCGACGCGCTGGCCGACCATCTGGAGAACGAAGACCGATGACAAACACCGACACGATCGATGAGACCAAGATCGAAACGACCGACACGACGCTCACCCTCCGCCGGACGTTCGACGCGTCGCGCGAACGGGTGTGGCAGGCGTTCACCGACCCCGAGGAGCTCGAACGGTGGTTCGTTCCCGACGGCATGACGGCGGAGGTTCACGCCCAGGAACTCGAATCCGGTGGCGACATGTCCATCTCCTGGACCGACGGGGAGAATCGCATCGACAACGAGGGAACCTACGTCGAAGTCGTTGAGCACGAACGCCTCGTTACTGGTGAGGAGACCGAAGCGGGAGAGCTACGTGTCATCTACGAGTTCCAAGATGTTCAGGATGGGACGGAAGTCGTCGTCACCCAGGAGTTCCCCGGAGAGGTGCCCGACGGTGCCGCCGAAGGATGGACGGGAATGCTCGAAAACCTGGCGGCGCTACTTCAGGAATCCGGCGCAGATCCCACCGAGGCCGACGAACGAAGCATGACCGTGAGTCGTGTCGTCGAAGCATCGCCCGAGCGAGTGTACGAGGCGTTCCTCGATCCCGACGAACTCGCCCAGTGGTTGCCACCGACCGGCTTTTCGGCCGAGGTCCACCACCTAGAGGCCGAGGAGGGCGGGACGTTCCGCGCCACGTTCACCGGAGAGACCGAGGAGTTCGCGGACTACGGCCACTCCTTCGGGGGCACCTACCGGGAGCTGGTTTCCGGTGAACGCATCGTCTACACGGAATCGTTCGAAACCGACGACCCGGCGATGGCCGGCGAGATGACGGTGACGGTCACCTTCGAGACGGTTCCCGCGGGGACTGAGATCATCGTCCGCCATGAGGGATTCCCCGAGGCCACCTCCCCAAGCGATGCCAACGAGGGATGGACCGACTCGCTCGGGAACCTCGCGGACGTCGTCGAGGAGGCGTAA
- a CDS encoding dihydrofolate reductase family protein: protein MRKLVVSEFLTLDGVMQAPGAPDEDTEGGFEHGGWQLPYFDDVDPAVADGLAAADALVLGRKTYEIFASYWPTASEDEPFTERMNSIDKYVASRTLDAVDWQNSTLLEGDVADAVAELKREPGGDLVVIGSGELVQTLMANDLVDEYLLMVHPLVLGTGKRLFREGEPTGMKLVEVETTDSGVVDLTYEPTGKAEGTQ from the coding sequence ATGAGGAAACTCGTCGTCAGCGAGTTCCTGACGCTCGACGGCGTGATGCAGGCCCCGGGCGCCCCCGACGAGGACACCGAGGGCGGGTTCGAGCACGGCGGCTGGCAGCTGCCGTACTTCGACGACGTGGACCCGGCCGTCGCCGACGGGCTTGCCGCCGCGGACGCGCTCGTGCTCGGCCGGAAGACGTACGAGATCTTCGCGTCGTACTGGCCGACCGCGAGCGAAGATGAGCCCTTCACCGAGCGGATGAACAGCATCGACAAGTACGTAGCTTCCCGGACGTTGGACGCGGTCGACTGGCAGAACTCGACGCTCCTCGAGGGAGACGTGGCCGACGCGGTCGCCGAATTGAAACGGGAGCCTGGCGGTGACCTCGTAGTCATCGGCAGCGGGGAGCTAGTCCAGACGCTCATGGCCAACGACCTCGTCGACGAATACCTACTCATGGTCCACCCGCTGGTGCTCGGCACCGGCAAGCGGCTCTTCCGGGAGGGCGAGCCAACCGGTATGAAACTCGTAGAGGTCGAGACGACCGACTCGGGCGTCGTCGATCTCACCTACGAGCCGACGGGGAAAGCGGAGGGAACCCAATGA
- a CDS encoding SRPBCC family protein, with amino-acid sequence MTDDATNAEAELEPSENQLTIRRKFDAPRERVFEAWTDPEQVDQWWGPDGFTTTTNEMEVRPGGVWRFVMTSSDGDEHPNRIEYDEVEEPERLAYTHGSPDDPEQFRVVVTFDDRSDSETDLAMEMCFSSAEELDEAVEFGADDGAKQTLGRLADHLAAGSSV; translated from the coding sequence ATGACGGACGATGCGACGAACGCAGAGGCCGAACTCGAACCCAGCGAAAACCAACTGACGATCCGGCGGAAGTTCGACGCACCACGCGAGCGGGTGTTCGAGGCCTGGACGGACCCGGAGCAGGTCGACCAGTGGTGGGGTCCGGACGGATTCACGACCACGACGAACGAGATGGAGGTGCGCCCCGGCGGCGTGTGGCGGTTCGTGATGACCAGCTCCGACGGCGACGAGCATCCGAACCGTATCGAATATGACGAGGTCGAGGAACCCGAACGTCTGGCGTACACGCACGGCTCGCCCGACGACCCCGAGCAGTTCCGAGTCGTCGTGACGTTCGACGATCGAAGCGATAGCGAGACCGACCTCGCCATGGAGATGTGCTTCTCCTCGGCGGAGGAACTAGACGAGGCCGTGGAGTTCGGCGCCGACGACGGCGCGAAGCAGACCCTGGGCCGCCTCGCGGATCACCTAGCGGCAGGGAGTTCGGTGTAA
- a CDS encoding SRPBCC domain-containing protein, with translation MIDDELDDQSIEGETTELRLTRTFDASRERVWDAWTDPEQVAKWWGPERFTTTIHEMDVRPGGVWRFVMHDPDGIDHHNTFPYDDVVEFQRLVYTHPGEADRPHFQAMVNLDDGATGGTELAFRMVFDTVTARETLEEHGGVEAARQTLDRLARHLEDRANGEEA, from the coding sequence ATGATCGATGACGAACTCGACGACCAATCGATTGAAGGAGAGACCACTGAACTGAGACTTACTCGCACGTTCGACGCGTCGCGCGAGCGGGTATGGGACGCGTGGACCGATCCAGAGCAGGTAGCGAAGTGGTGGGGGCCGGAACGGTTCACCACCACGATCCACGAGATGGACGTTCGCCCGGGTGGCGTCTGGCGATTCGTCATGCATGACCCCGACGGTATCGATCATCACAACACGTTTCCCTACGACGATGTCGTCGAATTCCAGCGCCTGGTCTACACCCACCCAGGTGAGGCAGATCGCCCTCATTTTCAGGCGATGGTGAACCTCGACGACGGAGCGACCGGCGGAACGGAACTCGCCTTTCGGATGGTGTTCGACACCGTGACTGCACGTGAAACACTCGAGGAACACGGCGGGGTCGAAGCTGCACGGCAGACCCTCGACCGACTCGCCCGGCACTTGGAAGACCGAGCAAACGGGGAGGAGGCGTAA
- a CDS encoding dihydrofolate reductase family protein → MKHSRNTAGSKLHGRPSTDSPGTWKTEQTGRRRNMGAVFVDMSMSLDGYIAGPNDSQENPLGDGGERLHEWVFELQSWRERQGLDGGETNRDSEIVVESFETVGAFVMGRRMFDNDDGPWGDDPFEGPWGDDLPFGAPVFILTHHGREPLETYGGTTFHSVTEGIERALERTEEAAGDGDVRISGGADVVRQYVETGLVDEIQLQVVPVLLGDGIRSFEHLGTRPIELERTRIVGSPNVTHLRFRVVNEGATESEDR, encoded by the coding sequence GTGAAACACTCGAGGAACACGGCGGGGTCGAAGCTGCACGGCAGACCCTCGACCGACTCGCCCGGCACTTGGAAGACCGAGCAAACGGGGAGGAGGCGTAACATGGGCGCCGTTTTCGTAGACATGTCGATGTCGCTTGATGGGTACATCGCCGGCCCGAACGATAGCCAGGAGAACCCCCTGGGTGATGGCGGCGAGCGCCTCCACGAGTGGGTCTTCGAGTTGCAGAGTTGGCGGGAGCGACAGGGACTCGACGGCGGGGAGACGAATCGAGACTCGGAGATCGTCGTGGAGTCGTTCGAGACCGTCGGCGCCTTCGTGATGGGTCGGCGGATGTTCGACAACGACGACGGTCCGTGGGGAGACGACCCGTTCGAAGGGCCCTGGGGAGACGACCTGCCCTTCGGCGCGCCAGTGTTCATCCTCACGCACCATGGACGGGAGCCGCTCGAGACGTACGGCGGGACGACCTTCCACTCCGTCACTGAGGGAATCGAACGCGCCCTCGAACGGACCGAGGAGGCCGCTGGCGACGGGGACGTCCGAATCTCGGGGGGTGCGGACGTCGTCCGCCAATACGTCGAGACGGGACTCGTGGACGAGATTCAGCTTCAAGTCGTTCCTGTACTACTTGGTGACGGCATCCGATCGTTCGAGCACCTCGGTACCAGGCCGATCGAACTGGAACGAACGAGGATTGTGGGGTCACCCAACGTGACGCATCTCCGATTCCGCGTCGTGAACGAAGGAGCAACTGAAAGCGAAGACCGATGA